A stretch of DNA from Nonlabens ponticola:
CCGTTTGAAAATGGTAATGGTAATCAAACCACTACCTATGAAGAATGCATCGCCTTTTATGAGAATCTAGCGGCAGATTTTTCTAGCGTAAGTATAGAAGAGGTAGGAATGACCGATTCTGGCAAACCATTACACGTCATTCACTTTTCTAAGTCCAGTATTGACTGGAAAGATCCTAATGAGGATCGCATTAAGATTCTAATAAATAACGGTATTCACCCTGGCGAGAGCGATGGCATTGATGCTACAATGATGCTCATGCGAGACCTAGCCACTGGCGTTATTGAGGTGAGTGACAAACTTATCTTCAGTGCGATTGCCATCTATAATGTAGGTGGTTCGCTTAACCGCAACTCTACATCGCGTACCAATCAAAATGGTCCAGAAGCTTACGGCTTTAGAGGTAACTCACGCAACTATGACCTGAATCGTGATTTTATAAAAATGGATACTCGCAATGCTCGCAGCTTTGCACAAGTCTATCATCAAATTAAGCCAGATCTATTCATTGATAATCACGTAAGCAATGGTGCTGATTATCAATACACCTTGACACATTTATTTACTCAACACAATAGAATGGGTGGCGCAACCGGCACTTACATTCATGATGTATTGCAACCAGCGCTTGAAAAAAATCTAAGTGATAGAGATCTTGATATCACGCCATACGTCAACGTGTATGGTCAATCGCCGGATAAGGGTTTTAGTCAGTTTCCTGACGAGCCGCGCTATTCCACTGGTTACACCGCTTTATGGAATACACTGGGCATGATGGTAGAAACCCACATGCTTAAACCATACAATGATCGCGTGCAGGGAGCACGTGCCATCATGGAAGAGATCATTAATATAGGTCAGGCACAACTAGAGCAAATTAAAGAAGTGCGCAAACAGTCATTTGACTACCAGCAGTCCAGAGAATATTTCCCACTCACCTATGAGATTGACAAGCAGCGTGCTGATACCCTAGATTTCAAAGGTTATGAGGCACGTCAAGACCCAAATGAACTCACAGGCAATAAACTCATGACTTATAATCGAGAGAAGCCTTTTAATAAAAAAACACCTTTTTACACTTATTTCAATGTCAAGGATAGTGTGGCAATTCCTGATTTTTATGTGATTCCTCAAGGACAATGGGAAATTCTTGATATGCTCAGGCTCAACAATGTAATCATGGAACCACTTTCAAAGGACAGCACGATGACTGTAACTGCATACAAAATTGAAGAGTACGATACAGCACGCAATGCTTATGAAGGACACTATCCTCATAGCAATGTAAAAGTTGCAGGTGAGGTCGTAGAATTACGCTTTCGCGAAAGCGATATCCTCATACCAACCAATCAACCAGGTATCAAATATGTCATGGAAACTCTAGAACCAGCTGCACCCGATTCCTTTTTTAAATGGAATTTCTTTGATACTATCCTGCAACAAAAAGAAGGTTTCTCGCC
This window harbors:
- a CDS encoding M14 family metallopeptidase, with translation MRKSIALLSISIMLLSCRDDQAVTATSDTVDKEYLTPFENGNGNQTTTYEECIAFYENLAADFSSVSIEEVGMTDSGKPLHVIHFSKSSIDWKDPNEDRIKILINNGIHPGESDGIDATMMLMRDLATGVIEVSDKLIFSAIAIYNVGGSLNRNSTSRTNQNGPEAYGFRGNSRNYDLNRDFIKMDTRNARSFAQVYHQIKPDLFIDNHVSNGADYQYTLTHLFTQHNRMGGATGTYIHDVLQPALEKNLSDRDLDITPYVNVYGQSPDKGFSQFPDEPRYSTGYTALWNTLGMMVETHMLKPYNDRVQGARAIMEEIINIGQAQLEQIKEVRKQSFDYQQSREYFPLTYEIDKQRADTLDFKGYEARQDPNELTGNKLMTYNREKPFNKKTPFYTYFNVKDSVAIPDFYVIPQGQWEILDMLRLNNVIMEPLSKDSTMTVTAYKIEEYDTARNAYEGHYPHSNVKVAGEVVELRFRESDILIPTNQPGIKYVMETLEPAAPDSFFKWNFFDTILQQKEGFSPYVFEKSARELLADAPELRREFDSLKRTNKAFKNSNYAQLDWLHKRSPNYETAHLRYPIYKYRAAN